The Spirochaetota bacterium DNA window AAAGTGCATTAATTAGAGAATTACAAGAAGAGTGTAATTTGTTTTTAGGAGAAGAATCTTCATTTTTATTAGTAAAAAATATCAACACAAAAGCTATAGAAAAACTAAGCTTTACGAATTGTGTCATAACAGCAGAAACCCCGAACTATCTTAGTCCAGGGTTTTCAACATCTCAACAGTATCCTTTTTTGATATCTCTATCAAGCTCATCCAAGAATATTTCTCATATTTTTGACGATTATATACTTTTTTCTCAAGAAACAGATCTAAAAGTACATCTAAAAAAATTAAATCAAGGATTATTCTATCAATTAGATGGTCTAAGTCGTTATTATTTGATCAGTTTTTTGTATCAACAAAGCTTATAAATTTTTTTGTTTGTTAGTATTACATCCATAGAAATATCATACTTATCTTTAGGTAATACATCCAACATATCTTCTTCATAACATACTCCTATTTTTAAGATAGGTGATGTTTTACAGAAAAATCTATCATAAAAACCCATTCCATAACCCAATCGAACACCTTGTTTATCAAAAGCCAAACCAGGTACAAAAATAACATCTATTACTCCCCTATATTCTAAAGTCATAGGTTCTAAAATATCAAATTTTCCCTGTTTGAGATCATCATAAGTATTAAAAAAACAAAAAATCATTTTTGTAGAAGAAATTACTTTGGGTAATAATACTTGAATATTGTTAGCCCAAGCATATTCCCACAAAAGTGTTAAATCCAATTCATTTTTGATAGGATAATAAAACGCTACTACAGAATTTGTTACTAAAAAATTCCTAGATAACAAAGAAATTTGCTGTTTGGCATCAATAATAGTATTATTATTTTTAGATATACGTTGATTGAGAAATGTTGATCTTAGTTGATTTTTGTTCATTAGTCAATCCATTAACATTATATTCATCCGTATGACATTCAAATTTTTCTTTGAGTACTGCAGCATCTTCATATCTTTCTTCATCCACAGCTAAAATCATATCTTGAATAACATTTTTAATCTGAATAGATTTTTGAAATTGCTCAGCTTGATCAATTAACTCCGATACTAATAACTCATGCTCTGTATCTACAGCGTAATCAAGTATTAATAATGATTTATCCAAAAAGATTGGTATATTATTTTTCAATGCATAGAGTAAACCTTCTTCCCATGTATCATAATCATTTGATTCTAAAGTGTGTAATATAGCTTTCATCTGTCTATTATCTTTAGATAAAATACAAAAATTTTGATTTGTATCTTCATTATAATTGTAAATACTATATTCATTTTTTAATTCATTACATAGCTCTTGTACAAATTTGTTTGTTATTTTTTGATAAAAAGCACCTTCTGAAGTTTGAAAACACACGATAAAGTTAGAATCTTCAGAGATGATATTCATATATTCTATAAGAATCATATTTTCCTCTTAAATATTATTTAGAATTTTTAGGTATAATATTAACAATTTTAATAAAATTCTTAATATTCCTTAATACTGATAATATATTAGAGCCCCTTTAATTGATTTTATATTATTTATTCATTATTATATTTGGTAAAACTTGCATTTCTGTCACTTTTCCATTTAAGCCTGATAAATCAGAATGTTTTAGTAACCACACAACAGCAGCAATATATTCCTGTGCAGATTTGAATATTTCTTTTACAGTTTTTCTGTACAATATTTTAGATTCTGCACTTATAGCATCCAAAAGTATTTCATTCCAATTACCAACCATTTCTTTAGAGGTGCCTTCAGAAGTAATAATTTGTGTTAACAAAATATCAAATTGTTCAAATACCGATAAAAGATTCTGTCTTACCATAAATGAATTACGAGATAATTCTTTTTCTTGTTTGTCACTATATTTTTTTTCACCTTTAACATTCTCTACTATTACTATCGTTCGTAATAAACGTAAATAATCATTTACTAACTCATAAAATTTATGTAATTGATTAGTTAACATTTTGATTTCTTTTTTAGCATCAAAGCGTCCTGTTTTACCACCAGGAACAACATAAAAATTCATCTCATTCCATAGGTTATACTCTTTATCAAAATAATCCACCAATACATAAGCATAAAACAACTGATCTGTTGGAGAAAAGAGAGAGCGTAGATCTTTTGTATCTTCAAAAGATGTTAAATACTGCTTAAAATCAATTCTTTCTGCAATAAACATTGACCCGTTTTTAACAATTTCTGATGGAAATATTCCCAATTCATTACTCTCATCCTCTTCAGGTACATCTAGAAAACCTTTCTGTTCATAAAATATTTTTAACTCAGTACTCAATTGACCTATTTTTACAATAGAATTTGAAGT harbors:
- a CDS encoding 5-formyltetrahydrofolate cyclo-ligase, translating into MNKNQLRSTFLNQRISKNNNTIIDAKQQISLLSRNFLVTNSVVAFYYPIKNELDLTLLWEYAWANNIQVLLPKVISSTKMIFCFFNTYDDLKQGKFDILEPMTLEYRGVIDVIFVPGLAFDKQGVRLGYGMGFYDRFFCKTSPILKIGVCYEEDMLDVLPKDKYDISMDVILTNKKIYKLC